TGATACAGTGTATTACTGGATATAACCAATTTACTGGCTATGTGAAGGATTGGACGGGACAAGCTGGTGGTGGTGGGCTTTGCTATTTCACTTCCCAGTGCTCAGGGTATGAATCGGGCGTTCCTTCAAACATTTGCGGTCATCAATATGCACATACAGGGGTAGCCTATGCCGGCATATACACGTATTTTGATTCTGCTGCTTCTGGAGTAAGTAACTATAGAAATTATATACAGGACAGTCTGATAAATCCCTTAATAGAGGGCAAAAAGTATTATGTTACTTTTTACGTAAGTCTGGCAGATACATTCAATTTCTCTTGCAATAATTTAGGTGCTTATTTTTCAGATTCTGCCCTTATTTGGAGCGGAACCAAAGTAAAGTCTTATTTACATCCACAAGTAAGCAATGACATTGTCCATAACCCATTAACAGACAAAATAAACTGGATGCGTGTGAGTGGTAGTTTTACAGCTACTGGAGGTGAGCAATACATAATTATCGGTAATTTTGTGGACGATGCGCATAGTGATGCGACTTATTTTAATGTACCGACACCTGGAGGTTTTGATGAGAGTGCCTATTATTACATAGACGATGTGATAGTAAGTACGGATAGCATTTATGCAGATAGTTTATTTACAGGAGTAAATGAAATAAAGCCTGTTAAGGCGAGTGTTAAAGTATATCCAAATC
The sequence above is drawn from the Bacteroidia bacterium genome and encodes:
- a CDS encoding T9SS type A sorting domain-containing protein, encoding MFSFSVKIKAQNLVPNYSFENMIQCITGYNQFTGYVKDWTGQAGGGGLCYFTSQCSGYESGVPSNICGHQYAHTGVAYAGIYTYFDSAASGVSNYRNYIQDSLINPLIEGKKYYVTFYVSLADTFNFSCNNLGAYFSDSALIWSGTKVKSYLHPQVSNDIVHNPLTDKINWMRVSGSFTATGGEQYIIIGNFVDDAHSDATYFNVPTPGGFDESAYYYIDDVIVSTDSIYADSLFTGVNEIKPVKASVKVYPNPANSLIDVAVDMQQLKSGSICLYNTTGQVVKCEELSDNITSISINKLSAGLYYYRILNSNGSLIKADKIIIVH